CTTTGATTATGctaatttttcactttcttcaatAAGTAGCTGCACTGcatgaatttgtttttgatGGCCTTCTCATATGCGACATAGTAGTAGATGTTATTAGCTATATGCATTTATCCTCAGAACACACAAAACTTCACTCTATGTTCTCCAGAAAGATGTAAAGAGTGTGCTTGTTAACCTCTGGTTGGAACGAAAAGACGAGTAGGCGACATCTAAAATGAGTAGGGAAAGCAAGAACTCGTTCGCGTCATCGACTGAGTTGATTATGAATGAGACTACAACGAGTAGAACTTGTTAGGAGTCATGACTCTTCAcagtagtatgatattgtctactttaagcataaactctcatggctttgctttgggctttcccaaaaggcctcataccaatgaagatagtattcctcacttataaattcataatcttccactaaattaaccaatgtgggactcactcttAATAATCCTCAATAGAACTAACATACATGGATTATAATTTTAAGGTAAGAAAGTGTAGGTTTGTCCATTATCACCTGCAATGGGATTTTAAACGGGTACTTTTCACGCACAAGATTTGGCTGCTCATACTTCATGTTTGACATTCACTGAATTCGACTAAAAAGGTAGACGTTCAAATTCTCTCCTTCCATAGGTTGTTGAACTAATGAATatgtaaatattattatattataaaaccacattcttttcttcaataaGTAGGGATCACTTTCAATATAAGAGATCCGAACTTCCAATTTCCTTATCTATGGgcaaatatttctttatttgcgACCTTTCGCGTTATTATCTATGggcaaatatttttaatttctaaattttaaatgttaaatattgaattatatttaaaataataatagaaactttaataaatataccCAATTTAttctgttaaattaaaaattacataatattattataaattaaatgatattgtAAAGAAATAAGtatacaaaaaaagaaaaacatgttGATAAATTGATTGGtaatgttttatatataatctAATATGTTAGTTTTGCAAGTTCAACTATTTTAATTGGTATAATATCTAAGTTAATAGGTCATTTATgtgttaaactataattttattttattaatttcagagctttcaaaaaaaaattcaagaaaaaagaaaatggattaCCACCCACCAACACAGGTGCTAATAATGTTCTAACCAAACCTATTAATGAGAGTTttgtttacaaaaattaaaaaagaaaataaaaaaaatggcctatgcaggtttcgaacctgcgaccttcgcgttattagcacgacgctctaaccaactgagctaatggGCTAATttatcaacttttaaaatattatttaaaataggtTTAAACATTAtgtgaatttaaataatataattttggcTTAAATTGTCATAAGAGCCATAGTTTACTATTCGATCGTtgtagaaaaaagaaaaaaaaaaagttttattgatgttctttatttcattttgttaaaTCTTATTctcttgtaaattttaaaCCGCTAGAAAATCAATCGAAATCCCatcaaaataattgatatttctTGTTCGGTTGCgacattttatcaaacaaTTGGCAAATAGAAATAACACAGAAATTGTTCCGAAGTAATatcgattttaaaaaaacacaatgtTAACACAAACCCAGATCGATACAACACAACCATACCCAAAAGGCAGATAAATTTAACGTAAATATCGAACACCATTCCTATTCGCTTACGGAAGAATCATTGGAGAAGGCTTTGATTGGAAGGGAAGTTTAGAAGAGAATAGAAGTGGAAGAAACTAAAAaggaagttgaagttgaagttgtgAAGGTGTTTGCAACGCTTTTAGCATACCTATGGACTCGTACGAGAAAAATTCGAGCACTATCCGAGTAGTCGAACTAAACACAAGTATTGGTGTGCGTGTCCCGTATGTATACTACTTTCTCTTGATAACATGTACATTTGTACGATGGAAGAAACGCTCATCTTAAGTTGTTCTCGattattgttttcaatttgACCAAATAAAGTCTGAGGTATTATACTTATTTCGAATGAGCTCGAATTGATCTAAAACATTTTCCTTGATGTCTCGAGAAgttttaaaatccaaaaaggagAGTCGACTCCTACCCATGACGTCAATTATTATGGTGGTAGACATTTCAACCCAAATTTTGCTTGTTAGGTAAAATTCTATTGgagctaaaattttaataatgtagTTGTAGTGATTATATTGATCCAACTAATATGTTCGTTTAAATGATTATGAATTGACATGTGTTTGTTAGGATGGCTGTTCGACTTGTAGATGTTCGATATTTTAGTTATAgtacaaaacttttaaataattaaaaataaataaataaataaatgtgacAATGTTTTGGGCTTCCGAAAAAGCCTCGTATcaatgaagagagtgtttttttaatataaatttaagatccttccctaaattagtgtacgtgggactttcatcatccaacaattagaatctttaattattaatgaaacaaCATAATTTCCAATGATTCACATCAGAAATCATCAACAGAAAGGCCACGTGGtacataaaatacatttatttaattattatagttAAATCCTAAAAAAGATTTATGTGAAGATAAAACCACGTGGAAAACGAAGAACTTACTCTTTTAATCCCCACCGTTGATCCATGTGTTCTTCAATTATTCTGACAATCATCAATTAACCTTGTTAGTCCCTCAgttttacattattattaatttaccgcttcttaaattaaattttgaNNNNNNNNNNNNNNNNNNNNNNNNNNNNNNNNNNNNNNNNNNNNNNNNNNNNNNNNNNNNNNNNNNNNNNNNNNNNNNNNNNNNNNNNNNNNNNNNNNNNNNNNNNNNNNNNNNNNNNNNNNNNNNNNNNNNNNNNNNNNNNNNNNNNNNNNNNACGGGGGGGGGACCATTTCTGTCAGACCGTAACAGCGGCTTTCGTGACGGACGTGATCTTCACCGACGGACCCAACGGCAAATCGTTGACCTCGACGGAGAACGTGTCGTAACGGAGGAAGAATTCCACTACAATAACTCTGGCCATCAGCACCACCAGATTTTTCCCCGGACACATCTTGTCCTCCGGCGTCGGCTCCTCTGTCTCCCTCCCGTTCGACCAGTAAACATACTTCAGAAGCTTCTCCCCTTCTTCTCCGACGAACCTGTCGCCGATGAACTTCTCCGGATTCTCAAAAACCTTTCCATCTTTAGTTGCAAACGGCTGATACCCAAAAATGATCTCCCCTTTCTTTATCTTGAAAGCGGAATCGTGGCTCTGTACCACGATGTCCTCCTTCGCTTTCGCGTATTGGAATGGCACCGGCGGCTCGATCCTCAGCGCTTCGTACACGACGGATTTCAATAGACTCATCTTCTCTATTGCGCTAAATGTCAATCCCCCTTCTTCCTTCACGGCGGCTCTGATTTCGTCGGCGAGATTCCGGTGAAGCTCCTCCCCAGCGGTGCCGACCCACTTCAGCAAAATCGGAAAAAGTACTTTCATTCCGCCGTACGCATTGAATCCGGCCAGAAACACTAAATTGTGACACGCTTTCTCTCTGTTTATCCCCTGTTTCTCCGCTTCGGCTAGAAACGAATCAGAGCAGGAGTAAAACGCATTGTAAAGCTTCATGTAACCACTcttgacaagaaagaaaggCAGTGGCATGGTGTGAATGACGAGATCTTCTAAAATTGAGAATATCTTCGGCAACCCAATGGAAGCCAGTGGGGCGAGCTGGAAAGCGAGCCATTTATCGAACATTCCAGGTCCATCGGCTGCCAGTTTAGAGTCAGGGGTCCCGTCGGAGAGCAGCCGGAATATAAAGTCAAACGACATGGAATCACTAATCGGGTTGAAATCGACAACCTTATTCTTCTCAGCGATTTTATCTTCAAGTTTAATAAACATCTCCGACAAGGAGCTTCGGAACAGAGGGATAAACCTGTCGTGACGAGAAGccagaaaacagaggaagagcTTTTTCAAAACAGAGTGCTCTGTTTCCGACGGGTCCAAATAGGCGCAGGTGCGAATGTCGCCGGTAAAGGACAAGGAGGGCATGTAAGTTCCATCGAGAAGATTGCGTTTCTCGACCTTAGAAGTATCAAAAAGGATCTGAAAGGTGAGAGCGTCGAGAAGGACGACGACTCTGGAGTCGGAGGAGATGAAGGGGCCCGGCGGCATGTTGGCGCGGAAGACGGTGGAGCGGTATTTGGCGACTCGGGAGCGGAAGAATTCGTCTTTGCCTTGGAAGTAGAAGTAATCGTATCGGTCTTTGATTGCTCCAAGGAAGGGGAAGCCATAGCCGCCGGGAATGGATTTCAGAGGGAGTTCAGAGGAAGAAGTAGGAGAAGCCATAGCCGCCGGTCTTTGATCGCTCCAAGGAAGGGGAAGCAATAACTTGGTTTTCTGTTCTATTGGAGATTGgaaatatttatgataaatttaaaaacacgattattaaaatttgtttcgcaaaataataataataatagcaaTAATAACCcgacaaaaaaaatgataaattaataaattcgTGGATCGcgtttacattttttaatatgatattacattttttattatcattaaaaacattattttaatgaaattactCGTAACCATACcctaatataataattatagaaatatatttagaaaatgttaaattaattctagtttccattttcttaaaaaaattatattagatacaaaaataaaaatattcatttaaattgGTATCccaatatcaataaattttttaacgttttcaaaaaatttaggaattatcatcatcattgtAATAAACAACACTTTTAATATATGGTTATCGGGGTGCGCTAAGATTGaatcatgttaagaatgaaaaatagaattggaatgAAAGGTGTGTGttcttattatattcataatCTTTAAAGAGAACATAAGCTACCCACTAATATCTACGAAAATAtaatctaattaaatattaaaaataaaataaatatactataaatcaaatcctagaagaaagaatattgaaatataatatttaagatatatttcataactaatatattatccaaatattatatctcaacaaGTTATAAGAAAATGAGGTTAACTTTGATCTTTTCATACTTAGTCTTGATACACTCGTATGCGTTTGTTATactataaaaattttcatttttagagaAAGAGCGAgacgaaattaaaatatttataattaaaatggatgTTTGTGCGATTATTCAACCGtctattttcaagttaagTTGTCAGATTATTTATCTAAATCTTCCCATATCATCTCATCTCCATCGGTACGTACTAAGGTTCGAACCTAAACACAAAAGAGTTGTTCTAGCAACA
This sequence is a window from Cucurbita pepo subsp. pepo cultivar mu-cu-16 chromosome LG04, ASM280686v2, whole genome shotgun sequence. Protein-coding genes within it:
- the LOC111792753 gene encoding allene oxide synthase 3-like, whose product is MASPTSSSELPLKSIPGGYGFPFLGAIKDRYDYFYFQGKDEFFRSRVAKYRSTVFRANMPPGPFISSDSRVVVLLDALTFQILFDTSKVEKRNLLDGTYMPSLSFTGDIRTCAYLDPSETEHSVLKKLFLCFLASRHDRFIPLFRSSLSEMFIKLEDKIAEKNKVVDFNPISDSMSFDFIFRLLSDGTPDSKLAADGPGMFDKWLAFQLAPLASIGLPKIFSILEDLVIHTMPLPFFLVKSGYMKLYNAFYSCSDSFLAEAEKQGINREKACHNLVFLAGFNAYGGMKVLFPILLKWVGTAGEELHRNLADEIRAAVKEEGGLTFSAIEKMSLLKSVVYEALRIEPPVPFQYAKAKEDIVVQSHDSAFKIKKGEIIFGYQPFATKDGKVFENPEKFIGDRFVGEEGEKLLKYVYWSNGRETEEPTPEDKMCPGKNLVVLMARVIVVEFFLRYDTFSVEVNDLPLGPSVKITSVTKAAVTV